A single window of Solanum dulcamara chromosome 5, daSolDulc1.2, whole genome shotgun sequence DNA harbors:
- the LOC129888661 gene encoding mitochondrial inner membrane protein OXA1-like, whose translation MAYRRSLTTRAKFLYQPKGVAPAIYYTHDDDRNTHELPSCENPRVSSFFQPHYGRGGINSFHGSKNPFQDRRFFPSHLMIPMNSGSMFTRNMSSSVGGGAEKIEYISEVAELADKAVEAVASQVPAVNEVAIAAADSFLPVKALQYLINYVHIFTGFDWWASIIATTIVIRCVTLPLMINQLKATSKFAILKPKLDEINEEMQSRGMAPAAVAEGQQRMQAAMKEYGVTPFTPLKGILIQGPVFVSFFMAISNMVEKVPSFKQGGVLWFTDLTVTDSMYIFPVLTALTFWITVECNAQEGLEGNASAKTIKNVSRAFAALTIPFTAGFPKAVFCYWMTSNLFSLTYGLVVKKPAVKKFLGVPIIPVTPKSEQKPGLPFFETLKKYAAAQKQLTAQQHVQSSPAVASKHTSQGLSSSSSSSSSSSVLGQRIASLEKQVKRRKNKKRR comes from the exons ATGGCTTATAGGCGAAGTTTAACAACAAGAGCTAAGTTTCTTTATCAGCCAAAAGGAGTTGCTCCAGCAATTTATTACACCCACGATGATGATCGTAATACCCACGAATTACCCAGTTGTGAAAATCCAAGAGTTTCCAGTTTTTTTCAACCCCATTACGGCAGAGGTGGAATTAACAGTTTTCATGGCTCTAAGAACCCATTTCAAGATCGGAGATTTTTCCCTTCACACCTCATGATCCCAATGAACTCGGGGTCTATGTTTACCAGGAATATGTCTAGTAGTGTTGGTGGGGGAGCAGAGAAGATAGAGTACATCAGTGAGGTTGCTGAGCTGGCTGATAAGGCTGTTGAAGCAGTAGCTTCTCAAGTTCCAGCAGTGAATGAGGTGGCAATTGCTGCTGCAGACTCGTTTTTGCCAGTGAAGGCATTGCAGTATTTGATCAATTATGTTCATATTTTTACCGGGTTTGATTG GTGGGCATCAATTATCGCTACAACTATTGTTATTCGATGTGTAACTCTTCCATTAATGATTAATCAGCTCAAGGCTACTTCAAAATTTGCG ATTCTGAAGCCAAAGCTGGATGAAATTAACGAAGAGATGCAAAGTAGG GGTATGGCTCCAGCAGCTGTGGCTGAAGGTCAACAAAGAATGCAGGCAGCTATGAAGGA ATATGGAGTTACACCCTTCACTCCCTTAAAAGGAATTCTAATACAAGGGCCAGTCTTTGTCAGTTTCTTTATGGCT ATTTCAAACATGGTGGAAAAAGTCCCTTCTTTCAAACAGGGAGGAGTATTATGGTTTACTGATTTAACTGTTACAGATAGTATGTACATCTTCCCAGTTTTGACGGCATTGACTTTCTGGATAACGGTGGAG TGCAATGCTCAAGAAGGATTGGAAGGAAATGCTTCAGCTAAAACTATAAAAAATGTCTCACGGGCTTTTGCTGCGTTAACTATCCCATTTACTGCTGGTTTTCCCAAG GCAGTATTCTGCTATTGGATGACCTCAAATCTATTTTCACTCACATATGGATTAG TGGTTAAAAAACCTGCAGTTAAGAAGTTTCTTGGCGTTCCTATAATACCTGTCACTCCTAAATCTGAACAAAAACCGGGACTCCCATTTTTCGAAACTCTCAAGAAATATGCTGCAGCGCAAAAGCAGTTAACAGCACAACAGCACGTGCAATCATCGCCTGCTGTGGCATCAAAACACACAAGTCAAGGTTTATCATCGTcgtcgtcatcatcatcatcatcttctgTTCTTGGTCAAAGGATTGCAAGCTTAGAGAAACAggtaaaaagaagaaagaacaaGAAGAGGCGATGA